The Salvelinus fontinalis isolate EN_2023a unplaced genomic scaffold, ASM2944872v1 scaffold_0064, whole genome shotgun sequence DNA window atctccatctccattaactacatcacacctgcccagacccactagaacacacctccatctccattaactacatcacacctgcccagacccactagaacacacctccacaTCTCCATTAACTTCATTCCATCACCTTTTTTCAGTCAGATGCCAACTCACTTTCAACttttggataataaagcatttgacctttctattgaattaacaacagaggattggttgatttccaggtttAATTAAGTATAATATTTAAGATGATTTATGAGAAATGTATCGTCCAACTctggggtatctcactgcaccctcaaatgtcatgttttgaaatatacagacagacggattaaaagtaattttacattgtataactgtacttctgacagccaactttctaactccgcccgtaactttatgacatcataacattcccagaaggattattgagtcattgttagttttacactgaagacatgactctgccgttgtgctgtagaatttgtgaattttgtctcttgtataataagggactatcatttgtcccaacatcacaggccacagacTTTGATGCTGTTAAAGACTTCCAAAAGTGTTTCCACAATTTAAGATCAACTGAGTTTTTTAAATGGAGTTTCTCCCTGTGCACCTGCCAATGTGAATCCTTTGAACgagacaagttaccagacaggacatattgctAATGTTCTTCCCATTAATAACCTCAATGACAATTAACTTGTGGGCGGTTGTGGTGATGACGTCCTATTCGATAACGTCGTCCATCAGGATTccccccaaaaaagaagacgctctggattgatcactggagtcagatgtgaaggaggaggttgatcaccaggagtcagatgtgaaggaggaggttgatcatcaggagtcagatgtgaaggaggaggttgaccatcaggagtcagatgtgaaggaggaggttgatcatcaggagtcagatgtgaaggaggaggttgataatcaggagtcagatgtgaaggaggaggttgatcatcaggagtcagatgtgaaggaggaggttgaccatcaggagtcagatgtgaaggaggaggttgatcatcaggagtcagatgtgaaggaggaggttgatcatcaggagtcagatgtgaaagaggaggttgatcattaggagtcagatgtgaaggaggaggttgatcatcaggagtcagatgtgaaggaggaggttgatcatcaggagtcagatgtgaaggaggaggttgatcatcaggagtcagatgtgaaggaggaggttgatcgtCAGGaatcagatgtgaaggaggaggttgatcatcaggtgtcagatgtgaaggaggaggttgatcatcagtgaaCCTCTAGGATTGTGGCTGGGCTGGCGTTTCCACTTCCAGCTTGGTCATATATTTGGGCTGGGCTGGCGTtttatgtattgttacaccatgttggagcagtatagacctagtctgttcattatatacatctacatgatgtattgttacaccatggaatacctaggataaagcaatccttctgcccccccccccccttaaaagatctgatgcactattgtaaagtggctgttccactggatgtcataaggtgaatgcaccaatttgtaagtcgctctggataagagcgtctgctaaatgacttaaatgttaaatgtaaatgtaggagcagtatagacctagtctgttcattatatacatctacatgatgtattgttataccaagtaggagcagtatggacctagtctgttcattatatacatctacatgatgtattgttacaccatgtaggagcagtatagaactagtctgttcattatatacatcttcattatgtattgttacaccatgtaggagcagtatagacctagtctgttcattatatacatctacatgatgtattgttacacaatgtaggagcagtatggacctagtctgttcattatatacatctacatgatgtattgttacaccatgtaggagcagtatggacctacagtagcttgctaattatttagatttagtttgacttaatgaaactgcctttAATATGCCgtggtaaacattttttattctcactaatcaatcaacacattcctgtctttgtatatctcaatataatggtattatttaattaaatccatttacaataatctttgtctgaaaataaaatatttctcttaactgcgtttcccctccagtcagcagacggcgatgtgcgtctttcaggcgacgctgccagcgtgacgtataatctagtggacggttcttcataaacagctcgtcaaccacctcggtagcttgctagccaacatagccgaacgattcaagctatttatacgctttcggtgtatattagctgctgtgttttcgacacacttaggtcgtatctacttgttaaccaatttaatattacgttattttgtattagtcagctatagtatctggctggttaagttagcactagcctagtcgctaatgatagctagctagctaacatccccgaacatgagctccATAAACTTCTCCCCTCCTGTtaaagaagaggaggtctgctggacggagaaagaagctctgtggctgaacattgtcgtgaaagaggagaaggaagaagaggatatcacagtaaaacaagaagtagagggtgaggctgttacagtgaaagaggaagacgtttcagtgaaagaagaggaggacgcgttcagagttaaagaggaggaagatgagaaagaggaggatgtagtttttggtgtgaaagaggagggggaggttactgtcacattggaggaagaagaggaggttggagatctgtttaaccccagtaagtaccgtctctgcagttgttgaaccaatatgcagtaaaggggttctacactgtaatgttgttctgtaggaatggctgaaacttcactgtaacgtgtagaacatcaagagtggaccatcaacaaaacgttaacaattgatcaaatgcatccaatgacaatgcctgaaatactgtagtcctcaatatctcctattagattagcccaatatgtagtcttaaaggggcaatcagcagttgttacatccattttgggacttatacattaatgatatgtacccattgtttcttgaagaaatcacttataaatgcctcatgagcttagttcaactgtcgtaccccatcagaacccaaaatatgagcttttttttactccaatgtttgtcagtaaatataaacaaacacggTATATCCCCAAAACATGGTTAACtagaatgttgatatcatggatggttgcatttctccagccccatccctcagctttttaccgaaacaggcagggagtacgctttgttattgtttctactgctgattgctgcccccgttactcctcaaggtccaaggactgtatgttattttcagaggtagactggctctggcagctaaaatagtcaaatattccatctaaatgtgaatcgattctcaacgggcagggagtacgctttgttattgtttctactgctgattctctgcccccgttactcctcaaaataatttcacataatactttcatatcacataacAATTATTTCACACAATACTTTAATATCACATCTAAATAGGTAACCAGTctgtatagatagatagctaagtgaattaaatatcatCAGCTgtctaacttcatattagctagctatcttgatgtatttatcactgtaaaaaacaaactccaaatgcttttgtaggtagctagctaacagccatggagggtgaaaggatagcagccccaactgtcagtgagagaggaggctattctggatagggcaggtacttttgtgtagttcctgtccctagaagtgaggacggagataatagtaacataatattcagtgtggtgtaatttgactaatgaagtgtgtttcttgtgaggttttctgtcctcagataaagagcgctatgaaagccagtctacatatgaagaggacccaatgaagagcagtggttctcagtcctggggactcagaggcacattgttgtttttgcctcagcactgcacagctgattcaaatggtcaactcatcatcaagcttcaagtggtatttatgtattcatttgtgatgtcatccttgatatgatcctgttattgtcacatgctacacatgtacatatgtgtgcccatgcatctatcaatccaatgttatcatgatttgttatcagggatattatactttagtaatccacaatgacctggtgatgtaaaagtctaataattacattgtcttccatattgctacagataccttgtaactggagattccttcaaaacgattgcctacagttaccgtgtagggcactgcaaggttgggtgaccagggtcatctgggactgcctcctggaggaattcaggtgtgtgaaggctacctgtgtcctgcgtaacttcatgaggatggacacgaggaccaggaggggatctgcagctcgcccccgtgtcccagaggaggagtctgctgctctgcaggatgtttcaaggatggggtccaacaacgcagcaagagaggcaatccgtgtgcaggagatcttcacctcctacttcttcaaagagggtgctgttccctggcaacaccatagactacactatgcacaaccaaaggctcttttaagagggtgctgttccctgtcaacaccatagactacactatgcacaaccaaaggctcttttaagagggtgctgttccctggcaacaccatagactacactatgcacaaccaaaggctcttttaagagggtgctgttccctggcaacaccatagactacactatgcacaaccaaagactcttttaagagggtgctgttccctggcaacaccatagactacactatgcacaaccaaaggctcttttaagggggtgctgttccctggcaacaccatagactacactatgctcaACCAAAGGCTCatttaagagggtgctgttccctggcaacaccatagactacaccaagcacaaccaaaggctctgttaagagccattcacattgcaataagagtattcttccatttacttagctatgtcaactgcagttattcaattcatagtttctctccctttgatttctacttctcaggtgagggtgctgtttaggtaagggtCTGATGTCTGTGCAAAAATAAAACAGGCTGATTTAAATCACTCATATTgaaaaaatgtagaacaattagacaccctataacccacacctacacactcatgtatcaatctgattgatggattgtgttgtgcagtaagcaggctcaggtgtataactgtggctccttccaccttcaaggaataggcaagagggccaaccatggagaatagtaagacacttcattatttctataactacgctatattgtttgtcctcgtgggtccgttcatgtttttcagcataaagtactctgcagccacttagtgtggtgtggacaccaggtgaggccacacacagattcctgttgaacactgtggctttaactaccttattttctcaataacagtctctctccttcacttcatccctctctccccttctccctaagtcctctaggttatatcagctgtgtcggtgaacccctcctgcatctgaactggctacatagagggcacagcatgatcagaggtgagaggtcacttggtcaggtcaacaggaagtattattaaagagatgctttacattgaaatacagagagatgcagtagtcccagagttaatgatcccaggtcagtttatattatacaggaagtattattaaagagatgctttacattgaaatacagatagatgcagtagtcccagagttaatgatcccaggtcagttttgcatttcacctcctgattgatgactaacaatgttagaataaaaaataaaaacacaaggcttaaacatgctctctctctccatctgtctctcgtctgcagatatgttttgatgtgagaggatgccaacccctagtcccatcatcgccacctcacctgcTTTTAAAATAACCTTTGGGCCGACTAGAGAcactattatgtaattgtgatgaactgagagaatatttatgtagcactgtgattcattaatcatgtgctgccttccctgctcctatctgcttacctctttccctttctgtcttttacacctctctctccacctcctctttcttcctctgtttttataatgcacaacagatgtgcattgaaggACAGATTGAACCTGTATTTGtaacacttggataatgagcttttcaataaagcgtttcacatctaaggtcttcgaaagccaagtcaacaaacagatcactgaccatctcgaatcccaccgtaccttctccgctgtgcaatccggtttccgagccggtcacgggtgcacctcagccacgctcaaggtactaaacgatgtcataaccgccatcgataaaagacattactgtgcagccgtcttcatcgacctggccaaggcttttgactctgtcaatcaccatattcttatcggcagactcagtagccttggtttttctaatgactgccttgcctggttcaccaactactttgcagacagagttcagtgtgtcaaatcggagggcatgttgtccggtcctctggcagtctctatgggggtaccacagggttcaattctcgggccgactctctgtatatatcaatgatgtaaCTCTTGCTGTGGGTgtttctctgatccatctctacgcagccgacaccattctgtatacatctggcccttctttggacactgtgttaacaaacctccatacgagcttcaacgccatacaacactccttccgtggcctccaactgctcttatatgctagtaaaactaaatgcatgctcttcaaccgatcgctgcccgcatccgcccgactagcatcactactctggatggttctaacttagaatatgtggacaactacaattacctaggtgtctggttagactgcaaactctccttccagactcatatcaaacatctccaatccaaaatcaaatctagagtcggctttctattccgcaacaaagcctccttcactcacgcagCCAAActcaccctagtaaaactgactatcctaccgatcctcgacttcggcgatgtcatctacaaaatagcttccaatactctactcagcaaactggatgcagtttatcacagtgccatccgttttgttactaaagcaccttatacgacccaccactgcgacctgtatgccctagtcggctggccctcgctacatgttcgtcgtcagacccactggctccaggtcatctacaaggctatgctaggtaaagtgccgccttatctcagttcactggttacgatggctacacccacccgtagcacgcgctccagcaggtgtatctcactgatcatccctaaagccaaaacctcatttggacgcctttccttccagttctctgctgtctgcgactggaacgaattgcaaaaatctctgaagttggagacttttatctccctcaacaactttaaaaatctgctatccgagcagctaaccgatcgctgcagctgtacatagtccatctgtaaactacccacccaatttacctacctcacccccatactgcttttatttatttacttttctgctcttttgcacaccagtatctcttcttgcacatgatcatctgatgatttatcactccagtgttaatctgctaaattgtaattactcgatttattgcctacctcatgccttttgcacacattgtatatagattctcttttttctaccatgttattgacttgtttattgtttactccatgtgtaactgtgttgttgtctgttcacactgctatgctttatcttggccaggtcgcagttgcaaatgagaacttgttctcaactagcctacctggttaaataaaggtgaaataaaaaacattctctactggttgaaatgaagtgtaatgtgatgaaatactccacctaccctgtgtttatcagatcaatgcagatgaagggcattagatgttgagatgaaccggtgttggagtatttacatgatgcataggaagtgtagtgttctgtttttaacattatatttctgtatatatgaattaactagttaaatcctgtttctagactattagttacaatgtgtaaccattgatgtcccaggaccaagattggtaaacactgttgaagtgtataattgtaattcATACATGCAGACAGCgtcattcaaagactggaatttgatactcctggtattggatgactgaaaaataatctcaaagacattcatacctaaactgcacctttatttgccaaggtagagtacatgatcagtgaatatattaaatgtacaggctacaatgtggggatctcatgcatggtaataactacatgtatatacgacttgcatccttggcacaacatgatattatattctactcaatccataggcttcattaatgtcattcagactgttttgaagttgatacaactggctatgatagctgaggttcatagctaggttctgaactaatatgtataccaaacgtttgggtccattcacacagatcggctagatagctagctacacatccatgggTATACAGGGATTTTAATCatccactgcacaataagcaagaacatAGCTAGCTACGTGATTTCATCTTTCTGCATGGCAAATATCAGTAAGgcaagcttacaaaattgtacattGAATTTGCAGTAAAATcttcagctagctagattctatacatccactgtttcacaaatCAACCGCATGGTTTTctggttgtttcaggagtccctaaaacaaccagaattacaatttcatactcatgtcacaacacccataaagctagtgttagctagtcagctagctggctaatgttagctagtcagctagctggctaatgttagctagtcagctagctggctaaatcgCGATTTtcataaattaactttatgataaaaaaatgcataatcgtttgtctctacatgaactaacattcctgtcaactgtacatgttttttGCATGattcgttatgacgttataatcccttacatttgcttccatcctagtatttctgtccgccatctttgatacacttcagttctgtgtaggggtacccctctctcctagtatttctgtccgccatctttgatacacttcagttctgtgtaggggtacccctctctcctagtatttatgtccgccatctttgatacacttcagttctgtgtaggggtacccctctctcctagtatttatGTCCGCCATCTTTGATACACTTCAGCTCTGTGTAGGGGTACCCCTgtctcctagtatttctgtccgccatctttgctgaagaaagtgtAACAGTCACTAGCGCAGCAGCAGCCTCCCCCGGTCCTAGTGCCGGCCCGGTAAGATGTTTAAGATGCGATGGAACGGTTGACGAAATAAGAAATCGCAGAAAAAATATATTGACTGATATTGATTTATTTAGTTTAAAATTAATATTTTAGGACTAGCCAATTCCCTGATTCCTACCCTTTAATTTTTTGTCTGAAAATTAAATGTACATTTTACTCAATTGTGTTGCCCACTCCATTTAGCAGATGGCGGTCTGCGACTTTAAGGTAATGCTGctactgtgacgtataatctagtggacggaacgcctctttcaacagcagcaacagaCAGTCAGCCACCTCTGTAGCTTGCTAGACAAGATAGATCAACCAATAAAGCTCTGtagacgctttagtgtatattTGCCACTGTATTTTAAATCCACTTCTGTCGCCTAGTTAGTTATCcgttttaatttcatatttacggtattgtttttattattcatctagcgggctggttaagttagcattagcctagctagctaacatctccaaCCATGaggtcactaagctactctcttaatgaagaggaggtctgctggacggagaaagaagctctcgtcaaagaggaggaggaagagaaggatatcacagtaaaacaagaagcagagggtgaggctgttacagtgaaagaagaagagaaagacgtttcagtgaaagaagaggaagacgcgttcagattgaaagaggaagaggatgttacagtaaaagaagaggaggaagagaaagaggagggtgcagtttttggagtgaaggaggaggagagggagatgactgtcacattgaAAAAGGagatggaagaagaggaggaaactggatTTCTGGACTcggtttcccaaacgcatcttaaggcatccgatggttctaacgatgaacggGCCCTGGTTAACACAAGTAAGTACTGCCTTAAAAACAgaggcacaaactctgcagttgttgaacttttttatttaaccaggtggctatgatgtcataatgatagtttaaccaggtgaccatgatgtcataatgatagtttaaccaggtgaccatgatgtcataatgatagtttaaccaggtgaccatgatgtcataatgatagtttaaccaggtggccatgatgtcataatgatagtttaaccaggtgaccatgatgtcataatgatagtttaaccaggtaggccagttgagaacaagttctcatttacaactgcgacctggccaagataaagcaaagcagtgtgacacagataacaacatagagttacacatggaataacatggaataaacaataaacaagccaataacacaataaacaagtcaatgacacagtagaaaaaaagaaattctatatatagtgtgtgcaaaaggcatgaggaggtaggcaatgaaTAGTCCATAGTAGcgaagaattacaatttagcagattaacactggagtgataaatgagcagatgatgatgtgcaagt harbors:
- the LOC129842756 gene encoding uncharacterized protein LOC129842756 isoform X1; translated protein: MSSINFSPPVKEEEVCWTEKEALWLNIVVKEEKEEEDITVKQEVEGEAVTVKEEDVSVKEEEDAFRVKEEEDEKEEDVVFGVKEEGEVTVTLEEEEEVGDLFNPSFLSSDKERYESQSTYEEDPMKSSGSQSWGLRGTLLFLPQHCTADSNGQLIIKLQVIPCNWRFLQNDCLQLPCRALQGWVTRVIWDCLLEEFRCVKATCVLRNFMRMDTRTRRGSAARPRVPEEESAALQDVSRMGSNNAAREAIRVQEIFTSYFFKEGAVPWQHHRLHYAQPKALLRGCCSLSTP
- the LOC129842756 gene encoding X-linked retinitis pigmentosa GTPase regulator-interacting protein 1-like isoform X2, whose product is MSSINFSPPVKEEEVCWTEKEALWLNIVVKEEKEEEDITVKQEVEGEAVTVKEEDVSVKEEEDAFRVKEEEDEKEEDVVFGVKEEGEVTVTLEEEEEVGDLFNPSYISCVGEPLLHLNWLHRGHSMIRDMF